A region from the Spirochaeta thermophila DSM 6192 genome encodes:
- a CDS encoding PP2C family protein-serine/threonine phosphatase, with the protein MLGTGYTLRIFIEIVLLVFSFYWTRRIPDRALRPLLFIPALFLLRDILILFLPWQSINLLVDLLSFLLLVRWIRAYSGPRKADIPVFTVGFTLGLLLAVLEISGIQPLLFFTAVVPLLLLAIYFMVEYSQITIHNTEGAEDIIAIRPVALPLFGLPPLLFSLFGYSTTRVGQYIPLFPLLFLGVLYSYYIHRYLSQQEHNVGALTADIERLFDFMRRVSTVARSELNMDEILQYVAESAMQNTDADGAAILIVDEYDPSSLRVRAVSGFYPPPFPVPSMVKTKSSAFEEYFRSQPVPIAGDNVLAETVREVKPVFIRNSAQDERLKYNRGDDLLYISSYISVPLIASNRVFGVLSVSKRRRNRYFTQNDFTHIQTFADYASLMIDMVYTYLELIEKREMEREVNIAAEIQQKLIPQSMPSMPGVSLNVYSVPLHGVSGDYYDIFALNEHKLGLFMCDVAGKGVPAALIMVMIHSILHLIATPQRDPAVTITWLNRGLFGRISMDHYATVSYAVYDAQNRTLEYTNAAHHPLLILRPSARKVIRVDTRGLPIGIEPNTVYEKKHIPLEKEDVVVLYTDGITEAMNMEGEQYGLERFLRVLLRNVEKPLDEIAREVREDLSSFVGRAKQHDDQTFLLMKVE; encoded by the coding sequence ATGTTGGGAACAGGCTACACACTCCGTATCTTCATAGAGATCGTACTCCTTGTCTTTTCGTTCTACTGGACGAGACGGATACCCGATCGGGCCCTCAGACCCCTACTGTTCATCCCTGCCCTCTTCCTCCTGAGGGACATCCTCATCCTGTTCCTGCCCTGGCAGAGCATCAATCTCCTCGTGGACCTTCTCTCCTTTCTCCTCCTCGTCCGTTGGATCAGGGCCTACTCCGGACCCAGGAAAGCCGATATCCCCGTCTTCACCGTCGGCTTCACCCTCGGTCTCCTCCTCGCCGTCCTCGAGATATCGGGCATCCAGCCCCTTCTGTTCTTCACCGCCGTCGTTCCCCTCCTCCTCCTCGCCATCTATTTCATGGTGGAGTATTCCCAGATCACCATACACAATACCGAAGGGGCCGAGGACATCATCGCGATCAGACCCGTCGCACTCCCCCTCTTCGGCCTCCCCCCGCTCCTCTTCTCTCTCTTCGGGTACTCCACCACACGGGTGGGCCAGTACATCCCCCTCTTCCCCCTTCTCTTCCTCGGCGTCCTCTATTCCTACTACATCCACCGTTACCTCTCCCAGCAGGAACACAACGTAGGTGCCCTCACCGCCGATATCGAGCGCCTTTTCGATTTCATGCGTCGCGTGTCCACCGTAGCCCGCTCCGAGCTCAACATGGACGAGATCCTCCAGTACGTGGCCGAATCAGCCATGCAGAACACCGACGCCGACGGTGCAGCCATCCTCATCGTAGACGAATACGACCCCTCGTCCCTCAGGGTGCGTGCGGTCTCGGGGTTCTATCCTCCTCCGTTCCCCGTACCTTCCATGGTGAAGACCAAATCGAGCGCCTTCGAGGAGTACTTCAGATCCCAACCGGTTCCCATCGCGGGTGACAACGTGCTCGCGGAGACCGTCCGAGAGGTGAAACCCGTCTTCATCCGCAACTCGGCCCAGGACGAGAGACTCAAGTACAACCGGGGCGACGACCTGCTCTACATAAGCTCCTACATCTCGGTTCCACTCATCGCGAGCAACAGGGTCTTCGGCGTCCTCTCGGTCTCCAAGAGGCGGAGGAACCGCTACTTCACCCAGAACGACTTCACCCACATCCAGACGTTCGCCGACTACGCATCACTCATGATAGACATGGTGTACACCTACCTGGAACTCATCGAGAAGCGCGAGATGGAGAGGGAGGTGAACATCGCCGCGGAGATCCAGCAGAAGCTCATCCCCCAATCCATGCCATCCATGCCGGGAGTCTCCCTCAACGTGTATTCCGTTCCCCTCCACGGTGTGAGCGGCGACTACTACGACATCTTCGCGCTCAACGAGCACAAACTGGGGCTCTTCATGTGTGACGTCGCGGGCAAGGGCGTCCCGGCTGCCCTCATCATGGTGATGATCCACTCGATCCTCCACCTCATCGCCACCCCGCAGCGGGATCCGGCCGTGACCATCACCTGGCTCAACCGCGGTCTTTTCGGCCGGATCAGCATGGACCACTACGCCACCGTCTCCTATGCCGTCTACGATGCACAGAACCGCACCCTCGAGTACACCAACGCGGCCCACCACCCCCTGCTCATCCTGCGGCCCTCCGCACGCAAGGTGATCCGGGTGGACACCAGAGGCCTTCCCATCGGCATAGAACCCAACACGGTCTATGAGAAAAAACACATCCCCCTCGAGAAAGAGGACGTAGTGGTCCTCTACACCGACGGGATCACCGAGGCCATGAACATGGAAGGGGAGCAATACGGTCTGGAACGGTTCCTCCGGGTACTCCTCCGGAACGTGGAGAAACCGCTCGACGAGATCGCCAGGGAGGTGAGGGAAGACCTCTCCTCCTTCGTGGGGAGGGCGAAGCAGCACGACGACCAGACGTTCTTGCTGATGAAAGTGGAATGA
- a CDS encoding lipoate--protein ligase family protein, with protein sequence MVLLSSSRDVFLNLAYEQYLLRAGREGVLFLYVNDPAVVVGRFQIPWAECWPERLEERGVVLARRDSGGGAVFHDGGNLNLAWVGRAGERGGLARFLVGVLEGMGVRVEVGERGDLWLEDGRKVSGAAFRITGGWKLEHHTLLVETDPVCVEEALRPVPGRFEGKGVGSRRARVGRIGEVAGCGLVGVRERVAASWGGEVRWVGKEEMRGVCGEEVARLSGKEWVLGKSPGFVWDWGGMRVRVEGGRVVEGVPGMEGEWFAPERVMGAVGLEETEAGGVGFGRERRFERRDP encoded by the coding sequence ATGGTGCTCCTCTCCTCCTCCCGGGATGTGTTCCTGAACCTCGCGTACGAGCAGTACCTCCTCAGGGCGGGGAGGGAGGGGGTGCTCTTCCTCTACGTGAACGACCCGGCGGTGGTGGTGGGGAGGTTCCAGATCCCGTGGGCCGAGTGCTGGCCCGAGAGGCTGGAGGAGAGGGGGGTGGTGCTCGCGCGGAGGGATTCCGGGGGGGGCGCGGTCTTCCACGACGGGGGGAACCTGAACCTGGCGTGGGTGGGGCGGGCCGGGGAGCGGGGAGGGCTCGCGCGGTTTCTCGTGGGGGTGCTGGAGGGGATGGGGGTGCGGGTGGAGGTGGGGGAGCGGGGGGATCTGTGGCTCGAGGACGGGCGCAAGGTCTCCGGCGCGGCCTTCCGGATCACGGGGGGATGGAAGCTGGAGCACCACACCCTCCTGGTGGAGACGGATCCCGTGTGTGTGGAGGAGGCGCTCCGGCCGGTGCCGGGGAGGTTCGAGGGGAAGGGGGTGGGGTCGCGGCGGGCGCGGGTGGGGAGGATAGGGGAAGTGGCGGGGTGCGGGCTGGTGGGGGTGCGGGAGAGGGTGGCTGCGTCCTGGGGAGGGGAGGTGCGGTGGGTGGGGAAGGAGGAGATGCGGGGGGTGTGTGGGGAGGAGGTGGCGCGGCTTTCGGGGAAGGAGTGGGTGCTGGGGAAGTCGCCGGGGTTCGTGTGGGACTGGGGGGGGATGCGGGTGCGTGTGGAGGGGGGGAGGGTGGTGGAGGGGGTGCCGGGGATGGAGGGGGAGTGGTTCGCGCCGGAGCGGGTGATGGGGGCGGTGGGGCTTGAGGAGACGGAGGCCGGCGGTGTAGGGTTCGGGAGGGAACGACGTTTCGAGAGGAGGGATCCATGA
- a CDS encoding MGH1-like glycoside hydrolase domain-containing protein codes for MIDSKFPQVHLYDQDLVDLYNQTWALIADFWKQGQNGWAKKFFIHPEADLLSLFESALSTFFLVYSNNEYPAHPQMDNLYRKQEENGAIRAYYDVEEGAPFLTPDNPEGLAPPLLAWTEHNLYHKIGNKKRIKEVMPYLQKYFTWLEATCKDDSGLYHAPLSATMIPTPSREEAYYPVDFNALAALNAWYMAELGDLLNDKELSFFYRKHYFALKTRINNLMWDEETGFYYDLDKDQRQLPHRTLGAFWTLLAQIPNEGRAERLISYLRDPKEFGTPNPFPTISASDPLFSEEGNGPCGSVYPCFTFMVIKGLELYKHYELAREAAFRHLYFILDTLYPDEKTRGDLWEAYKPTKEGPAIWEGHPEFPRKNFLPYVALATITLMIENVIGLSISLPRKTVDWIIPALEIMGIENLSLKRNYITILTNKNNMGWEVRLESEKLYYFTIDILGKKRKTLPIPSGKCSILIDKI; via the coding sequence GTGATAGACTCCAAGTTTCCTCAGGTACACCTCTACGATCAGGATCTGGTGGATCTCTACAACCAGACCTGGGCCCTCATTGCAGACTTCTGGAAGCAGGGACAGAACGGGTGGGCAAAGAAGTTCTTCATCCACCCCGAGGCCGACCTGCTCAGCCTCTTCGAATCGGCCCTCTCCACCTTCTTCCTGGTCTACAGCAACAACGAGTACCCGGCCCATCCCCAGATGGACAACCTCTACCGCAAGCAGGAGGAGAACGGCGCCATCAGGGCATACTACGATGTGGAGGAAGGGGCCCCCTTTCTCACACCGGACAACCCCGAGGGTCTCGCCCCACCCCTCCTCGCCTGGACCGAGCACAACCTCTACCACAAAATAGGGAACAAGAAGCGAATCAAGGAGGTGATGCCCTATCTCCAGAAGTACTTCACCTGGCTCGAGGCCACATGCAAGGACGACTCAGGCCTCTACCACGCCCCCCTCTCCGCCACGATGATTCCCACCCCCTCCAGGGAAGAGGCCTACTACCCGGTGGACTTCAACGCCCTCGCAGCCCTCAACGCGTGGTACATGGCGGAACTGGGGGACCTGCTCAACGACAAAGAACTCAGTTTTTTCTACAGGAAGCACTACTTCGCACTCAAGACCCGTATCAACAACCTCATGTGGGACGAGGAGACGGGGTTCTACTACGACCTCGACAAGGATCAGCGGCAGCTGCCCCACCGTACCCTCGGCGCCTTCTGGACCCTTCTGGCCCAGATCCCCAACGAGGGGAGGGCCGAGCGACTCATCTCCTACCTCAGGGACCCCAAGGAATTCGGCACTCCCAATCCCTTCCCCACCATCTCCGCTTCCGATCCCCTCTTCTCGGAAGAGGGAAACGGCCCCTGTGGTTCGGTCTACCCCTGCTTCACCTTCATGGTGATCAAGGGGCTGGAACTCTACAAACATTACGAACTCGCCCGGGAGGCGGCGTTCCGCCATCTCTACTTCATCCTCGACACCCTCTACCCCGACGAGAAGACGAGAGGAGATCTCTGGGAGGCCTACAAACCCACGAAGGAGGGACCCGCCATCTGGGAGGGACATCCCGAGTTTCCGAGGAAGAACTTCCTCCCCTATGTCGCCCTCGCCACCATCACGCTCATGATCGAGAACGTGATAGGGCTCTCCATCAGCCTTCCGCGCAAGACCGTGGACTGGATCATCCCCGCCCTCGAGATCATGGGCATCGAGAACCTGTCACTCAAGAGAAACTACATCACCATCCTCACGAACAAGAACAACATGGGCTGGGAAGTGAGGCTCGAATCCGAGAAGCTCTACTACTTCACCATCGACATTTTGGGGAAGAAGAGGAAGACCCTCCCCATCCCTTCGGGGAAGTGTTCCATCCTCATCGACAAGATCTAG
- a CDS encoding FecR family protein, producing the protein MKRILVLVWLLCGPVLLAQELTAVYVEGWVDKKTRAGTLEELFLGDVLGVGEGVVTGADGFTELEMEGGTAVRVGPHSVFMVEEMPAEEGTTTGFAALVGEVGYKFGAFTGAEPAVRTQSAVAGVRGTEFVVYAGEDGSSVIAVSKGVVEVEAQGERVVLKEGEAVEVPFGAPPSEKFSYHGKPLDFSTWNEKRLEAMLADPVGALRRVRDQIASFMDKADLLKEEQERIGAEVEALGEEYERIKQEQGLDAAQAFRREQIDPLTVQAAYLGFNYRYYALSALSMRRFVVARLYVPLRTRAFAGGGAEWEAFLEAYRAFLAFFEERVVPYLVEADI; encoded by the coding sequence ATGAAGCGGATCCTGGTCCTGGTCTGGCTTCTGTGTGGTCCTGTGCTCTTGGCTCAGGAGCTCACCGCGGTCTATGTGGAGGGCTGGGTGGACAAGAAGACGCGTGCGGGGACCCTGGAGGAGCTCTTCCTGGGGGATGTGCTTGGTGTCGGGGAGGGGGTGGTGACCGGCGCGGATGGGTTTACGGAGCTTGAGATGGAGGGGGGGACGGCGGTGAGGGTTGGGCCCCACTCGGTCTTCATGGTGGAGGAGATGCCGGCAGAGGAGGGAACCACCACGGGGTTCGCGGCGCTCGTGGGAGAGGTGGGGTACAAGTTCGGGGCGTTCACCGGGGCCGAGCCGGCGGTGCGGACCCAGAGCGCGGTGGCGGGGGTGAGGGGGACGGAGTTCGTGGTGTACGCGGGAGAGGACGGGAGTTCGGTGATCGCGGTGAGCAAGGGGGTGGTGGAGGTGGAGGCGCAGGGCGAGCGGGTGGTGCTCAAGGAGGGGGAGGCGGTGGAGGTGCCGTTCGGTGCACCGCCTTCCGAGAAGTTCTCCTATCACGGGAAGCCGCTCGATTTCTCGACGTGGAACGAGAAACGCCTCGAGGCGATGCTCGCCGATCCGGTAGGGGCGCTCCGGCGGGTGAGGGACCAGATCGCCTCTTTCATGGACAAGGCGGATCTGCTCAAGGAGGAGCAGGAGCGGATCGGGGCCGAGGTGGAGGCGCTCGGCGAGGAGTACGAGAGGATCAAGCAGGAGCAGGGGCTCGATGCGGCGCAGGCCTTTCGACGGGAGCAGATCGATCCTCTCACGGTGCAGGCGGCCTACCTGGGGTTCAATTACCGGTACTACGCCCTCTCGGCCCTGTCGATGAGGCGGTTCGTGGTGGCGCGGCTCTACGTGCCCCTGCGGACGAGGGCCTTTGCGGGGGGTGGGGCGGAGTGGGAGGCCTTCCTCGAGGCTTACCGGGCGTTCCTCGCCTTCTTCGAGGAGCGGGTGGTGCCGTACCTGGTGGAGGCGGATATCTAG
- a CDS encoding STAS domain-containing protein — protein sequence MKVQTNTKGDVYIVELEGDLDVFSCVTLKQEIDRLFNAGAQKMILNMNKVPYIDSRGVGVLIYTNSLFKKAGRKFFLTHVNGSVRRVIELTKLIGYLPIANSDEEAIQKM from the coding sequence ATGAAGGTACAGACGAACACGAAAGGCGATGTGTACATCGTCGAATTGGAGGGTGACCTCGACGTCTTCAGTTGCGTCACCCTCAAACAGGAGATCGACAGGCTCTTCAACGCCGGGGCTCAGAAGATGATACTCAACATGAACAAGGTCCCCTATATCGACAGTCGTGGGGTGGGTGTCCTCATCTATACGAACTCACTCTTCAAGAAGGCGGGGAGAAAGTTCTTCCTCACCCACGTGAACGGCTCCGTCCGGAGGGTGATAGAGCTCACAAAGCTCATCGGATACCTGCCCATCGCCAACTCCGACGAGGAAGCCATCCAGAAGATGTAA
- the deoD gene encoding purine-nucleoside phosphorylase — protein MSIHIGAKEGEIADVVLLPGDPLRAQEIAQRFLDDPVCYNRVRNMLGFTGTWRGMRVSVQGTGMGIPSISIYVEELIREYGAKILMRVGTCGSLQRDVGLYHLVLAQSASSDSNVNRRRFRGLDFAPWADFDLLSTAFQVARERGLPVHVGGVISSDTFYQPDPEEWKLWARYGVMAVEMEASGLYTIALREGVKALTLLTVSDSLVTGDLTSAEEREKGMLSMVEVALETASRVREAL, from the coding sequence ATGAGTATACATATAGGAGCGAAGGAAGGCGAGATCGCGGATGTGGTCCTCCTTCCCGGCGATCCGCTCAGGGCCCAGGAGATCGCCCAGCGGTTTCTCGACGACCCTGTGTGCTACAACAGGGTTCGGAACATGCTCGGCTTCACCGGTACCTGGAGAGGGATGAGGGTCTCGGTCCAGGGCACGGGGATGGGTATCCCCTCGATCTCCATCTATGTGGAGGAGCTCATCAGGGAGTATGGGGCCAAGATCCTCATGCGTGTGGGTACGTGTGGAAGCCTCCAGCGAGATGTGGGCCTCTACCACCTGGTGCTCGCACAGAGCGCCTCCTCCGATTCGAACGTGAATAGACGCCGGTTCCGCGGTCTCGACTTCGCGCCGTGGGCGGACTTCGATCTCCTTTCGACGGCTTTCCAGGTGGCACGGGAGAGAGGACTTCCCGTGCACGTGGGAGGTGTCATTTCCTCGGATACCTTCTATCAGCCCGATCCCGAGGAGTGGAAGCTGTGGGCACGGTACGGGGTCATGGCCGTAGAGATGGAGGCCTCCGGGCTCTACACCATCGCACTCAGGGAGGGGGTGAAGGCCCTCACCCTCCTCACGGTGAGCGACAGCCTCGTCACCGGAGACCTCACATCCGCTGAGGAACGGGAGAAAGGCATGCTCTCCATGGTGGAGGTGGCCCTCGAAACCGCCTCTCGGGTGAGAGAGGCCCTTTGA
- a CDS encoding ATP-binding protein has product MEDKDYEIRQLVVDENSPLFDRKGMFYKEFPSDLRQVRYFTLLIVQKAPPEIREVNLLEQQISELIINAIKHGNKGDINKKVKVWYRFTPELAHLIVEDEGEGFKNLEKWNEFHRIRTEAFLRQDFDTLEKYISFRTEESDEMDGGNALFAAIEYWNGGMVYNDKRNAVAVLKTFPKRHRGITIEEIQKMASI; this is encoded by the coding sequence ATGGAAGACAAGGACTATGAGATCAGACAGCTCGTGGTGGACGAGAACAGTCCGCTCTTCGACCGGAAAGGCATGTTCTACAAGGAATTCCCCAGCGATCTGAGACAGGTGCGCTACTTCACGCTCCTCATCGTACAGAAGGCCCCTCCCGAGATCCGCGAGGTGAACCTCCTCGAACAGCAGATCAGCGAGCTCATCATCAACGCCATCAAGCACGGCAACAAAGGCGACATCAACAAGAAGGTGAAGGTATGGTACCGGTTCACTCCGGAACTCGCCCACCTCATCGTGGAGGACGAAGGGGAAGGGTTCAAGAACCTCGAAAAGTGGAACGAGTTCCATAGGATCCGTACCGAGGCCTTTCTCCGCCAGGACTTCGACACCCTGGAGAAGTATATCTCCTTTCGCACCGAGGAGAGCGACGAGATGGACGGAGGGAACGCCCTCTTCGCCGCCATCGAGTACTGGAACGGAGGCATGGTCTACAACGACAAGCGGAACGCCGTCGCCGTCCTCAAGACCTTCCCAAAACGACATAGAGGGATTACAATAGAAGAGATACAGAAGATGGCTTCCATATAG